In Synergistaceae bacterium, one DNA window encodes the following:
- a CDS encoding DUF1778 domain-containing protein, whose amino-acid sequence MDTSVKNRMSKKERIEARIPADMKDLILAAAKMENLSLSDFVISSALSAARGVLRANAILELSTRDQVLFAETLINPPMPKDALTEAAGRFVGRENS is encoded by the coding sequence ATGGATACATCTGTAAAAAACAGAATGAGCAAAAAGGAGCGGATCGAGGCAAGGATACCTGCGGATATGAAGGACCTTATCCTGGCGGCTGCAAAGATGGAGAACCTCAGCTTGAGTGATTTTGTCATCTCTTCCGCCTTGTCTGCAGCAAGAGGCGTGCTAAGGGCCAATGCGATCCTTGAACTCAGCACGAGGGATCAGGTGCTCTTCGCCGAAACCCTGATAAACCCTCCGATGCCAAAAGATGCTCTGACGGAGGCAGCCGGGCGCTTTGTCGGGAGGGAAAACAGCTAG
- a CDS encoding AbrB/MazE/SpoVT family DNA-binding domain-containing protein translates to MLATIQKWGNSHGIRLPLSILGEAGMIGGEAVVITAENGQIAINKIKTGNRKNIITLFEGYNEEYQPVDIDWGVPAGKEIW, encoded by the coding sequence ATGCTTGCTACAATTCAGAAATGGGGAAACAGCCATGGTATCAGATTGCCTCTGTCCATCCTGGGCGAGGCTGGCATGATTGGCGGAGAGGCTGTTGTTATTACAGCGGAGAATGGGCAAATTGCTATTAATAAAATAAAAACCGGCAACAGGAAAAATATAATTACGCTTTTTGAAGGATATAATGAGGAATATCAACCTGTGGACATTGATTGGGGCGTTCCGGCGGGCAAAGAAATATGGTAG